From one Gemmatimonadota bacterium genomic stretch:
- a CDS encoding M20/M25/M40 family metallo-hydrolase — MIPFRLRLAAALLVLTPFPVAAQRGPEVARAWREAHEAEILSDFVELLTYPNRARDLEDIRRAGGYVRDQLQAAGVEARLVELEGAAPLVYGELRVPNATRTLGIYVHYDGQPVNPDEWTHPPFEPTLYTASMEAGGTPRPLPASGEAVDPEWRVYARSAGDDKAPIAAILPVLAAFREAGVQPTSNLIFFLDGEEEAGSPNLGRYMERMAEQIDEVDIWLFFDGPAHQSGRPQLTFGVRGAMGMEVTVYGATRNLHSGHYGNWAPDTGNLLAHLLASMKAPDGEVLVEGWYDSVAPLGPEERAALESMPDYDPELKRELGLAWTEGEPASLPERLLLPALTIRGLSAANTGALAANVIPNEAVAALGIRLVKGNDPEHMRQLIVRHIERQGYHVVSEEPDMETRLRYPHIAKVTGGGGSPAARTEMADPYVQQVIRAATDAADRAFGEDALILSPGMGGTLPLHLFTDVAGKPAINVPVANHDNNQHAPDENLRIANLWYAIDLYAALLTMPAPAS; from the coding sequence ATGATCCCCTTCCGGCTCCGGCTCGCCGCGGCGCTGCTCGTCCTGACCCCCTTCCCCGTGGCGGCGCAGCGCGGACCCGAGGTGGCCCGCGCCTGGCGGGAGGCACACGAGGCCGAGATCCTCTCGGACTTCGTGGAGCTGCTGACCTATCCCAATCGCGCCCGCGACCTGGAGGACATCCGCCGCGCCGGTGGCTACGTGCGCGACCAGCTGCAGGCCGCGGGCGTCGAGGCCCGTCTGGTGGAGCTGGAGGGGGCTGCGCCCCTGGTGTACGGCGAGCTGCGCGTGCCCAACGCCACGCGCACGCTCGGCATCTACGTGCATTACGACGGCCAGCCGGTCAACCCGGACGAATGGACGCACCCGCCCTTCGAGCCCACGCTCTATACCGCCTCGATGGAGGCCGGCGGCACGCCGCGCCCTCTCCCGGCGTCGGGCGAGGCCGTCGATCCCGAATGGCGCGTGTATGCCCGCTCGGCAGGGGACGACAAGGCCCCCATCGCGGCCATCCTGCCCGTCCTGGCCGCCTTCCGGGAGGCCGGTGTGCAACCCACGTCCAACCTCATCTTCTTCCTCGACGGCGAGGAGGAAGCGGGTTCGCCGAACCTGGGCCGCTACATGGAGCGCATGGCGGAGCAGATCGACGAAGTGGACATCTGGCTGTTCTTCGACGGACCGGCCCACCAGAGCGGTCGTCCGCAGCTCACGTTCGGCGTGCGCGGCGCCATGGGGATGGAGGTGACCGTCTACGGCGCCACGCGCAATCTGCACTCGGGCCACTACGGCAACTGGGCCCCCGACACCGGGAACCTCCTCGCGCACCTGCTGGCGTCCATGAAGGCGCCGGACGGGGAGGTGCTGGTGGAGGGCTGGTACGACAGCGTGGCGCCGCTCGGGCCGGAGGAGCGCGCGGCGCTCGAGTCCATGCCGGACTACGATCCGGAGCTCAAGCGCGAGCTGGGGCTCGCCTGGACCGAAGGCGAGCCGGCCAGCCTTCCCGAGCGGTTGCTCCTGCCGGCGCTCACCATCCGCGGGCTCAGCGCGGCCAACACCGGTGCGCTGGCGGCGAACGTGATCCCGAACGAGGCGGTGGCCGCACTCGGCATCCGCCTGGTGAAAGGAAATGATCCGGAGCATATGCGGCAGCTGATCGTGCGCCACATCGAGCGCCAGGGCTACCACGTGGTGTCCGAGGAACCGGACATGGAGACGCGCCTGCGCTACCCGCACATCGCCAAGGTCACGGGAGGCGGCGGCTCGCCGGCCGCGCGCACGGAGATGGCCGACCCCTACGTGCAGCAGGTGATCCGCGCGGCGACCGACGCCGCCGACCGGGCCTTCGGGGAAGATGCGCTGATCCTCTCGCCCGGGATGGGCGGGACCCTGCCGCTGCATCTGTTCACGGACGTCGCGGGCAAGCCCGCCATCAACGTTCCGGTGGCCAACCACGACAACAACCAGCATGCGCCGGACGAGAACCTGCGCATCGCCAACCTCTGGTACGCGATCGATCTCTACGCCGCGTTGCTGACCATGCCGGCGCCGGCGTCGTAG
- a CDS encoding MBL fold metallo-hydrolase, producing the protein MRRSLLLLPLLVLLACGGEAPPAEAPSTAAPAAAAGQEVLRTGDPYARGLTDEDFPRIHELARNVYSYEQLRSAGDERFTTVSLFVVTPAGVLVADGQGSVEETQRMVDHIAEITDQPITHVVICSDHGDHTAGNSAFPSTAAFLAHPTSQAALEASRASAREGAPPVVMPTELVETSRTLDLGGTEIQVLHLGRAHTGGDLVVYLPAEKILFMSEAYLNRIFPAMRSAYPSEWVAMIERAQAMDVDVYVPGHGFVDSPTVLEEELETYKQAVQSVIAEARRHHDAGVSVDQAAEQATFGDLESWSLRSSQGATAIRRVYLELDGELPGASR; encoded by the coding sequence ATGCGCCGTTCCCTGCTCCTCCTCCCGCTCCTGGTCCTGCTCGCCTGCGGGGGAGAGGCCCCTCCGGCCGAGGCGCCCTCGACCGCGGCACCTGCGGCAGCCGCGGGCCAGGAGGTGCTCCGCACCGGCGACCCCTACGCCCGCGGCCTCACCGACGAGGACTTCCCGCGCATCCACGAGCTGGCCCGCAACGTCTATTCGTACGAGCAGCTCCGGTCCGCCGGGGACGAGCGCTTCACCACGGTGAGCCTGTTCGTGGTCACACCCGCGGGCGTGCTGGTGGCGGACGGCCAGGGCAGCGTGGAGGAGACGCAGCGCATGGTCGACCACATCGCCGAGATCACCGACCAGCCCATCACCCACGTGGTGATCTGCTCCGACCACGGGGACCACACGGCCGGCAACTCCGCCTTCCCCTCCACGGCGGCGTTCCTGGCGCACCCGACCTCGCAGGCCGCCCTCGAGGCCAGCCGGGCCTCCGCCCGCGAGGGCGCCCCTCCCGTGGTGATGCCCACCGAGCTGGTGGAGACGTCCCGCACGCTCGACCTGGGTGGAACGGAGATCCAGGTGCTGCACCTCGGACGCGCCCACACCGGCGGCGACCTGGTCGTGTACCTGCCGGCCGAGAAGATCCTGTTCATGAGCGAGGCCTACCTCAACCGCATCTTCCCGGCCATGCGCTCCGCCTACCCGAGCGAGTGGGTGGCGATGATCGAGCGCGCCCAGGCGATGGACGTGGACGTCTACGTGCCGGGACACGGGTTCGTGGACTCGCCGACCGTGCTGGAGGAGGAGCTGGAGACGTACAAGCAGGCCGTTCAGTCCGTGATCGCGGAGGCGCGTCGGCACCACGACGCCGGTGTGTCCGTGGACCAGGCGGCGGAGCAAGCGACCTTCGGTGACCTGGAGTCGTGGTCGCTGCGCTCCAGCCAGGGCGCCACCGCGATCCGCCGCGTCTACCTGGAGCTGGACGGCGAGCTGCCGGGAGCGTCCCGGTGA
- a CDS encoding DUF1697 domain-containing protein: MPRLVALYRALNVGRRRIANADLARLHEAAGLADVRTFLASGNVVFQAPRGGREALARRLEAAFAAETGFVSEVLLRDAEELTAAIAANPFLDGGRVPKLVHTLFLRDAPPPEAVDAVRAAHQGPEEWAVVGREVFVHYVDGSARSALDLSGFGMGTARNANTVERLLALVQG, translated from the coding sequence ATGCCGCGCCTGGTCGCCCTCTACCGCGCCCTCAACGTCGGGCGCCGCCGGATCGCCAATGCCGACCTGGCCCGACTGCACGAGGCGGCGGGGCTCGCGGACGTGCGCACGTTCCTCGCCTCCGGGAACGTGGTCTTCCAGGCTCCCCGAGGTGGGCGTGAGGCGCTGGCCCGTCGCCTGGAGGCGGCTTTCGCGGCGGAGACCGGATTCGTGAGCGAGGTCCTGCTGCGCGACGCGGAGGAGCTCACCGCCGCCATCGCCGCCAACCCGTTCCTGGACGGCGGACGCGTCCCCAAGCTCGTGCACACGCTCTTCCTGCGGGACGCGCCTCCGCCCGAGGCCGTGGACGCGGTGCGCGCCGCGCACCAGGGGCCGGAGGAGTGGGCCGTGGTCGGGCGCGAGGTCTTCGTGCACTACGTGGACGGATCGGCGCGCAGCGCGCTGGACCTGTCGGGCTTCGGCATGGGCACCGCACGCAACGCGAATACCGTGGAACGCCTGCTGGCGCTGGTGCAGGGCTGA
- a CDS encoding ferritin-like domain-containing protein, protein MSDDARDPITEAALESFPASDPPAWPSRPNPEARAADGATTAEFLVSLNDALAAELGSLLRGIHDLGRAEGPVGQAVRALLEPHLADELAHARFLTEVIVDLGGDPTTQPTSFLKPEGARPMLESALRSEREDARRYDGQAHTAEELGQVELAFRLRAMAADEARHARQIERFLRGL, encoded by the coding sequence ATGTCCGACGACGCGCGCGATCCGATCACCGAGGCCGCGCTGGAGTCCTTTCCCGCCAGCGATCCCCCGGCCTGGCCCTCCCGACCCAACCCCGAAGCACGCGCGGCCGACGGCGCCACGACGGCCGAGTTCCTCGTCTCGCTCAACGACGCGCTCGCCGCCGAGCTGGGAAGCCTGCTGCGCGGCATCCACGACCTGGGTCGCGCGGAAGGGCCCGTCGGCCAGGCCGTGCGCGCGCTGCTCGAGCCGCATCTGGCGGACGAGCTGGCCCACGCGCGCTTCCTCACGGAGGTCATCGTGGATCTGGGCGGAGACCCGACGACCCAGCCCACGTCGTTCCTCAAGCCGGAGGGCGCCCGTCCCATGCTGGAGTCGGCGCTGCGCTCGGAGCGCGAAGACGCGCGGCGATACGACGGGCAGGCGCACACCGCCGAGGAGCTGGGCCAGGTCGAGCTGGCGTTCCGCCTGCGCGCCATGGCGGCGGACGAGGCACGGCACGCGCGGCAGATCGAGCGGTTCCTGCGCGGGCTCTGA